A genomic segment from Drosophila miranda strain MSH22 chromosome 3, D.miranda_PacBio2.1, whole genome shotgun sequence encodes:
- the LOC108158640 gene encoding lithostathine-2: MLWPKIVSFALVSLCLARVHQAANQDSSARCPTGFSRVADKCLLVGASWKNWFEGDRYCRTLNASLLSIRNQTEFNLINSYLPEFAAYELELWTSGNSLGDPQANYFWQSTGKEATYLPWATGEPKRASGDCLSLTANFTMEAGGEVVLGEHRLTVRNCTLWGTVICETQLTQYRTELCLNPNAFYEAQIPV, from the coding sequence ATGTTGTGGCCAAAAATAGTTTCCTTCGCGCTGGTCAGCCTGTGCCTGGCAAGAGTCCACCAGGCCGCGAACCAGGACTCCTCTGCGCGCTGCCCCACGGGCTTCAGCCGAGTGGCCGACAAGTGTCTGTTGGTGGGAGCTAGCTGGAAGAATTGGTTCGAGGGCGACCGCTACTGCCGCACCCTCAACGCCAGCCTGCTCAGTATTCGGAACCAGACGGAGTTCAACCTAATCAACAGCTACCTGCCGGAATTCGCCGCCTACGAGCTGGAGCTCTGGACATCTGGAAATAGTCTGGGGGACCCTCAGGCGAACTACTTCTGGCAGAGCACAGGCAAGGAGGCCACCTACCTGCCCTGGGCCACGGGAGAGCCCAAAAGGGCCAGCGGTGACTGCCTCAGTCTGACCGCCAActtcaccatggaagcgggGGGGGAGGTGGTGCTGGGCGAGCACCGCCTGACCGTCAGGAACTGCACTCTCTGGGGTACCGTCATCTGTGAGACCCAGTTGACGCAGTACAGAACAGAGCTATGCCTCAATCCGAATGCTTTTTATGAGGCCCAAATACCCGTTTAG
- the LOC108158635 gene encoding uncharacterized protein LOC108158635 — protein sequence MLARTISNMLNGKAHKLNTDSAMQPDVESRDPLAAGASGSRTTRVKIDISSCPSTNPTTAGDPSGGGSSHLLMVPVPTHHNLQLDKISVRSISSEDISNGGTGRCCNAAARNPAIKTGRRLQLMQMIILPFIPILALIVQTSVTLQEILEYRAAVADIETQVTIATDLGKVVTRLQLERSEVAFYIFTNGSKQRANLTQRFAITDHALNNLTTWSEISVPTAPDEDEDDREMMLNRNDFQSRLNEFRDRVRFEPEESSITEVMNWYTSINRGLLHHLNEQIKETDNSGVWRYLVGFKNLLKSIECQNIATSFGIRYYGRGSLTAENFVSYVRYEFMAREMINSTLNYAPMLKSMYTNITSTKKFHRAKKMSNTLLKNNPNVSNERSAIEYYELMNNYTDDLRILQKALRRQIKEYVDKTLVEADRKEAIGIAILVVVLLVSPVIIILVRNAAATIQHYALNLSQKAKELKREKRKSDSLLFQMLPPSVAMQLKQTQQVPAELYEAVTIYFSDIVGFTEIAAECTPLEVVTFLNSIYRVFDERIECYDVYKVETIGDSYMVASGLPVKNGNKHITEIATMALDLMDASSVFRIPRAGDEFVQIRCGMHTGPVVAGIVGTKMPRYCLFGDTVNTASRMESTGEAHKIHITEEMHDSLQQVGGFKTEHRGLIDVKGKGLMSTYWLTCKDGPVRVREEISWRADMQPVFLDHLKLHPPIDYKLPKRK from the exons ATGCTCGCCCGAACAATCAGCAATATGCTAAATGGAAAAGCGCACAAATTGAATACGGACAGCGCCATGCAGCCGGACGTGGAAAGCCGGGACCCGCTCGCAGCAGGCGCCAGCGGCAGCAGAACCACCCGCGTTAAGATCGACATTAGTAGCTGCCCCTCGACTAATCCGACAACTGCTGGCGACCCGTCGGGCGGCGGAAGCTCCCATCTCCTGATGGTGCCCGTGCCCACACACCACAATCTGCAGCTAGATAAAATTTCCGTACGCTCGATTAGTTCCGAGGATATATCGAATGGCGGCACCGGTAGGTGCTGCAACGCCGCAGCTCGTAATCCGGCCATAAAAACGGGGCGACGGCTGCAGCTGATGCAG ATGATAATTCTGCCATTTATACCAATATTGGCATTGATTGTGCAAACTTCGGTGACACTACAAGAGATCCTGGAGTACCGAGCCGCCGTGGCTGACATCGAGACGCAG GTGACCATTGCAACAGACTTGGGAAAGGTGGTCACGCGACTGCAGCTGGAGCGCTCCGAGGTGGCCTTCTACATCTTCACCAACGGCAGCAAGCAGCG GGCCAATCTGACGCAGCGTTTCGCCATCACGGACCATGCTCTGAACAACCTGACCACCTGGAGTGAGATCAGCGTTCCAACGGCGCCAGACGAGGATGAGGACGATCGCGAGATGATGTTGAACAGAAATGACTTCCAGAGTCGCTTGAATGAGTTCCGCGACCGTGTGCGCTTCGAGCCCGAGGAAAGCTCCATCACGGAGGTCATGAACTGGTACACATCCATAAACCGCGGACTGCTGCACCACCTAAACGAACAGATCAAGGAGACGGACAACAGTGGCGTGTGGCG GTATCTCGTCGGATTCAAGAACTTGCTGAAGAGCATCGAGTGCCAGAACATCGCGACCTCTTTCGGCATACGCTACTACGGACGGGGCTCGCTGACAGCCGAGAACTTTGTCTCCTACGTGCGCTACGAGTTCATGGCCCGCGAAATGATCAACTCCACGCTGAACTACGCGCCCATGTTGAAGAGCATGTACACCAACATAACCAGCACCAAGAAGTTCCATCGCGCCAAGAAAAT GAGCAACACTCTGCTGAAGAACAATCCGAATGTTTCGAACGAACGCAGCGCCATCGAGTACTACGAGCTGATGAATAACTACACGGACGATCTGAGAATACTGCAGAAGGCTCTCCGACGTCAGATCAA GGAGTATGTGGACAAGACCCTGGTGGAGGCTGACCGAAAGGAGGCCATCGGCATCGCcatcctcgtcgtcgtcctgcTTGTGTCACCCGTCATCATCATTTTGGTGCGGAATGCAGCTGCCACCATACAG CACTACGCCCTGAATCTGTCCCAGAAGGCAAAGGAGCTGAAGCGGGAGAAGCGCAAGAGTGACTCACTGCTCTTCCAGATGCTGCCCCCTAGCGTGGCCATGCAGCTGAAGCAGACGCAGCAG GTTCCCGCCGAGCTCTACGAGGCTGTTACCATTTACTTCAGCGACATTGTGGGCTTCACCGAAATCGCCGCGGAATGCACCCCGCTGGAG GTAGTGACCTTTCTCAACTCGATCTACCGCGTGTTTGACGAACGCATCGAATGCTACGACGTCTATAAAGTGGAGACCATCGGCGACTCCTACATGGTGGCATCCGGTCTGCCCGTGAAGAACG GGAACAAGCACATCACCGAAATAGCAACAATGGCGCTTGATTTAATGGACGCATCGTCAGTGTTTCGGATCCCCAGGGCCGGCGACGAGTTCGTTCAGATACGGTGCGGCATGCATACGGGACCCGTGGTGGCCGGCATAGTGGGCACAAAGATGCCTCGCTACTGCCTCTTTGGGGATACGGTTAACACGGCTTCGCGCATGGAGAGCACCGGCGAGGCCCATAAAATACATATCACAGAGGAGATGCACGACTCGCTACAGCAGGTGGGTGGGTTTAAGACAGAGCATCGCGGCCTCATCGATGTGAAG GGCAAGGGGCTGATGAGCACCTACTGGCTGACGTGCAAGGATGGTCCTGTACGGGTGCGTGAGGAGATCTCCTGGCGGGCGGACATGCAACCGGTATTCCTGGATCATCTCAAACTGCATCCCCCAATCGACTACAAGCTGCCCAAGCGAAAATAA
- the LOC108159477 gene encoding armadillo repeat-containing protein 6 homolog: MAKIISQETFDGVVQENVLEFSMSPAEAKEETIKQFEAQGINLANIIQDLAVNPQSGKPLINEMVDKIKTHIGQKEADTPQLLDQLAILDEECQKSLAHRVLAGKNGAHDALITLLEQTLAAAETEPESDQHDAVLKKCLQAVNSLTNKQPDLFDAEAMAVVLKLLALKQENRLEITILTLQWLQKACIMHEVNRQNIMNTPALKLLKPLLTKDNARLMSELTAVFRFLVLDDDIRMEFGCAHEHARQIANEFLLPLVELLPAYQEVDVLGDLLLTIGTLAVRQELCTAIDEAGGLKTIFEIMSNNLEEVRLNREALKLLRAMAGHDAVKAHIVNQGVAPIIKQLLETHQSNENIVAAALACITTLTLRVKEHSTAFFETGIAEVLVEAMRTHSSNKIVQRNGAWAIRNMVSRSRSQCETWISFGVEDLLNTAMTEHPSVAQDIKAALRDLGCTVQLREEWTGTAEKKIAA, encoded by the exons ATGGCCAAGATAATTTCCCAAGAAACTTTCGATGGTGTGGTCCAGGAGAATGTGCTGGAGTTCTCCATGAGCCCGGCCGAGGCAAAGGAGGAAACAATCAAACAGTTTGAGGCACAG GGAATAAATCTGGCCAACATTATTCAAGATTTGGCTGTCAATCCGCAATCCGGCAAACCCTTAATCAACGAGATGGTGGACAAAATTAAAACGCATATAGGTCAGAAGGAGGCGGATACTCCCCAGCTGCTGGATCAACTGGCCATCTTGGACGAGGAGTGCCAGAAGTCGCTGGCGCACCGGGTACTTGCGGGAAAGAATGGAGCTCACGATGCATTGATCACTTTGCTAGAACAGACCCTGGCCGCGGCAGAGACGGAGCCAGAGAGCGACCAACATGATGCTGTGCTGAAAAAATGCCTGCAGGCCGTCAACAGTTTGACAAACAAGCAACCGGACTTGTTCGATGCGGAGGCAATGGCTGTGGTCCTGAAGCTGCTGGCACTCAAGCAGGAGAATCGACTGGAGATCACCATCCTGACGTTGCAGTGGTTGCAGAAAGCCTGCATCATGCATGAAGTTAACCGCCAGAACATAATGAACACACCTGCTCTGAAGCTGCTGAAGCCGCTGCTGACCAAGGACAATGCTCGCCTGATGAGCGAGCTGACTGCCGTGTTCCGCTTCCTTGTTCTAGACGACGACATACGCATGGAGTTTGGCTGCGCCCACGAGCACGCCCGGCAAATAGCCAACGAGTTTCTCCTGCCACTTGTGGAGCTGCTGCCGGCATACCAGGAAGTGGATGTGCTGGGTGACTTACTGCTCACCATTGGCACACTGGCAGTGCGCCAGGAACTGTGCACTGCTATCGATGAGGCGGGCGGCCTGAAGACTATCTTTGAGATCATGAGCAATAACCTAGAAGAGGTGCGTTTGAACCGCGAAGCCTTGAAGCTATTGCGAGCCATGGCCGGTCACGACGCAGTTAAGGCTCACATTGTGAATCAGGGGGTGGCGCCCATCATCAAACAGCTCCTAGAGACACACCAGTCAAACGAGAATATTGTAGCCGCTGCCTTGGCCTGCATTACAACGCTGACGTTGCGCGTCAAGGAGCACAGTACGGCCTTCTTCGAAACAGGAATCGCCGAGGTACTTGTAGAGGCTATGCGTACTCATTCCAGCAACAAGATTGTCCAGCGGAACGGGGCCTGGGCCATACGAAACATGGTATCGCGTTCGCGCAGCCAATGTGAGACTTGGATCTCGTTTGGTGTCGAGGATCTACTCAACACGGCAATGACAGAGCACCCAAGCGTGGCGCAGGACATTAAGGCCGCTCTGCGGGATCTAGGCTGCACTGTCCAGCTGCGCGAGGAATGGACTGGCACAGCAGAGAAGAAGATTGCCGCCTAG
- the LOC108159478 gene encoding E3 ubiquitin-protein ligase TRAIP, translating to MLNLNCVICAELFAQSDEVYVTICGHLFHHNCLNQWLDRSKTCPQCRNKCTTRHIWRVYFNLANLDVSRIDVGSLQEQLDNANLAVKMKEKEFNKVEQQLKELKDTQKKCLKTIAGLEQKVQKKEFLVSSYVEQISLLKSEAQLLDGLRRENKSLKLQVQSMEGVSAILAASSADAELLLKNEANPYVLASWVSTLKRELRQCENKKTELRNVIKLVQNDLRKEIDLKRTMEERISHLESDLYQNQEKLLALERDQPINVDSPNSSTGLNSNIMALKRDEKRVTISPTIKENIKRIEESNSPYLNIKSSSVGLSHLLNTKCSTGLSSISPIMSGASGVSMASGTVRKTSSDLSSKYSIFKKPRLMLGSGSSGVAATMGTNFVYNGMGGSEKIDPFAQRAEEESRANGVQAPLARNVNQRLKAGTLRNFKIGK from the exons ATGTTGAATTTGAATTGCGTTATTTGCGCCGAACTCTTCGCACAATCTGATGAGGTGTACGTCACCATCTGTGGCCACTTGTTCCATCACAACTGCCTCAACCAATGGCTGGATCG CTCCAAAACATGCCCCCAGTGCCGCAACAAATGCACCACCCGGCACATTTGGCGCGTCTACTTCAACCTGGCTAACCTGGACGTTAGTCGGATCGATGTTGGCTCACTGCAGGAGCAGCTTGACAACGCAAATCTAGCCGTGAAAATGAAGGAGAAGGAGTTCAACAAGGTGGAGCAGCAACTAAAGGAGCTGAAGGATACGCAAAAAAAGTGCCT AAAGACCATCGCTGGTCTCGAACAGAAGGTGCAGAAGAAGGAGTTCCTGGTTAGCAGCTACGTGGAACAGATTAGCCTCCTTAAGAGCGAAGCCCAATTGCTGGATGGCTTGCGCAGGGAGAACAAGTCTCTTAAACTCCAAGTCCAATCAATGGAAGGTGTTTCGGCCATTCTGGCTGCTAGTTCTGCGGATGCCGAACTTCTGCTCAAGAATGAGGCCAATCCCTATGTCCTGGCAAGCTGGGTATCCACACTAAAGCGGGAGCTGCGGCAGTGCGAGAACAAGAAGACGGAGCTTCGAAACGTAATTAAGCTGGTGCAGAATGATTTGCGCAAGGAAATCGACCTGAAGCG TACGATGGAAGAGCGGATTTCGCATCTGGAGAGCGATCTCTACCAGAACCAGGAGAAG CTTCTTGCTTTGGAACGGGATCAACCGATCAATGTGGATTCGCCCAACAGCTCGACCGGTCTGAACAGCAACATTATGGCGCTGAAGCGTGATGAGAAGCGTGTCACCATTTCGCCCACAATT AAGGAAAACATCAAGCGCATTGAAGAGTCGAATTCCCCATACCTCAACATCAAGTCCAGCAGCGTGGGGCTGAGTCACCTTCTGAATACCAAGTGCAGCACTGGACTCAGCAGCATATCTCCTATAATGAGTGGTGCCTCCGGTGTGAGTATGGCCAGCGGCACCGTACGCAAAACTAGCAGTGATCTTAGTTCAAAG TACTCGATATTCAAGAAACCGCGTCTGATGTTGGGCTCAGGCAGTTCTGGGGTGGCGGCAACCATGGGCACAAACTTTGTGTACAATGGAATGGGCGGTTCCGAAAAGATAGATCCCTTTGCGCAACGCGCCGAGGAGGAGAGTCGAGCTAATGGCGTGCAGGCACCTTTGGCCAGAAATGTCAACCAGCGCCTGAAGGCCGGAACGCTGCGCAATTTTAAGATCGGCAAATAG